GATGGTCTTGGACATGCGCCTATTGTGCCGGCTGCCGGCTGCTTATGATGGGGCAGTTCCCGATCGAGGCCGAGGCCCCCACCGCATGATCGCCGCCGTCGAAGCCTGGCGCGCCGGGCTGTTCAAGCGTGAGCGCTGGCTCGCCGACATCACCGCGGGCATCGTGGTTGGCATCGTCGCCCTGCCGCTGGCGATGGCGTTCGCGATCGCCAGCGGGGTCAAGCCGGAGCAGGGCCTGTACACCGCGATCATCGCCGGAGCGGCGGTGGCGCTGTTCGGCGGCACGCGCATCCAGGTCGCGGGTCCTACCGGCGCCTTCGTGGTCATCCTCGCCGGGGTGGTGGCCGAGTTCGGCGTGCAGGGGCTGCTGGTGGCCACGCTGATGGCCGGCGTGATGCTGGTGCTGATGGGCCTGGCGCGCCTGGGCGGGGTGATCCGCTTCATTCCCGACCCGGTGATCGTGGGCTTCACTGCCGGCATCGCGGTGATCATCTGGGTGGGCCAGTGGCAGTACTTCTTCGGCCTGCCCGCGCCGGCCGCAGGCGCGTTCTACCGCCAGGCCTGGGGCCTGCTGCAGGCGCTGCCGGGCCTGCACCTGCCGACCACGCTGCTGGCGCTGGGCAGTCTGGCCTTGGCGGTCCTCGGCCCGCGATTGCCGTACCTGGCCAAGGTGCCGGGTCCCTTGCTGGCAATGCTGGCCGCAACCGTGTTCAACGTCGCGTTCGCGCCGCAGGGCGTGGCCACGATTGAATCCGCGTTCGGCGCGATCCCGCGCCAGCTGCCGTCGTTCGCCTGGCCGGACATGGACTTCGACACCGTGACCCTGCTGCTGCCGGCGGCGTTCACCATCGCCATGCTCGGCGCGATCGAATCGCTGCTGTCGGCGGTGATCGCCGACGGCATGGGCGGCACCCGCCACGACTCCAACCAGGAACTGGTGGGGCAGGGCATCGCCAACATCCTGTCGCCGCTGTTCGGCGGTATCGCCGCGACCGGCGCGCTGGCGCGCACCGCCACCAACCACCGCAACGGCGCGACCGGTCCGCTGGCCGGCGTGGTGCACTCGATCACCCTGCTGCTGGTGCTGGTGGTGCTGGCGCCGTATGCCGGCAAGGTCCCGCTGTGCGCGCTGGCGGCGATCCTGTTCGTCGTCGCCTGGAACATGAGCGAAGCGGGACGGTTCCTGCGCATGGCGCGCAAGGCGCCGCGCGCCGACGTGGTGATCCTGCTGGTGACCTTCGCCCTCACGCTCCTCACCGACCTGGTGGTGGCAGTGAATATCGGCGTGATCCTGGCCATGTTCCAGTTCATGCGCCGGATGAGCGCTTCGGTCGAAGTGGTCCAGCACGGGCAGGCCAGCCTGCAGCAGGAGTTGGCACTGGCCGGCATGGAAGCCCTGCCCGAGGACGTCCTGGTGTACGCGATCGAGGGCCCGTTCTTCTTCGGTTCGGTGGACTCGCTGCAGCGCGCCCTGTCCTGGTCGCGCACCGCGCCGAGCCACGTCGCGCTGCGCCTCGACCGCGTGCCCTTCATGGACGCCACCGGTCTCAAGCGACTCGAATCCACGATCACCGGCCTGCGCGCACGCGGCATCCAGGTGCTGCTCAGCGGCGCCAACCTCGGCGTCCTGCGCAAACTGCTGCGCGCCGACATCATCCGTCGCGACGATCCCGCCAGCTACTTCAAGGACCTCGCGTCCGCGCTGCGTTACACGCAGGCCACGCGCAAGGGCGCCGAGGCACCGCAGGACGATTGAGGGGCGGCTCGCCCGCTACCGAGCACCTCGTGCGACCACAGCCCCGCGAGGCCCCAACCCACAGGGCCACAGCGGGCGCGACCAAACCCGCTACAGCACCTCTGACGCGTAATCCGCCAGCCGCGACCGCTCGCCGCGGCGCAGCGTCACGTGCGCGCTGTGCGCCCAGTGCTTGAAGCGATCCACCGCGTACGTCAGCCCGGAAGTGGTCTCGGTAAGGTACGGCGTATCGATCTGCTCCACGTTGCCGAGGCACACGATCTTGGTGCCCGGGCCCGCGCGCGTGATCAGCGTCTTCATCTGCTTGGGCGTGAGGTTCTGCGCCTCGTCCAGGATCAACCAGCGATCGAGCAGCGTGCGCCCGCGCATGAAGTTCATCGAGCGGATCTTGATGCGCGATGCCAGCAGGTCGTTGGTCGCCGCCCGGCCCCAGCTGCCGCCGTCCTTGTTGTGCGGCATCAGCACTTCCAGGTTGTCGGTCAACGCGCCCATCCAGGGCGTCATCTTTTCCTCCTCCGTGCCCGGCAGGAAACCGATGTCCTCGCCCACGCTGATGGTGGCGCGCGTCATGATGATCTCGCGGTAGCGCTGCGCATCCATCGTCTGCGCAAGGCCCGCGGCCAGCGCCAGCAATGTCTTGCCCGTGCCGGCGGTGCCGAGCAGCGTGACGAAATCGATCTCCGGGTCCATCAGCGCGTTCAGTGCGAAGTTCTGCTCGCGGTTGCGCGCCACGATGCCCCACACCGCATGCTGGTGGCTGCGGTAGTCGTCGACGATCTGCAGCGTGACCCGGTCGCCTTCCACCTTCGCCACGCGCAGCTCGGCATCTTCGTCGCCGGGCAGGTAGAGGTACTGGTTGGGATGCCAGTCATCGTCATCGGTGCGGCGCAGCTCGTAATAGGTGCGGCCCTTGTCGGTCCAGGACTTCAGCTCCTTGCCGTGGCGCTGCCAGAAATCCTCCGGCAGCGCGGTGGCGCCGGTGTAGAGCAGGCTGAAATCGTCGAGCGCGCGGTCGTTCTCGTAGTCCTCGCTGGCCAGGCCGGCGATGGCGGCCTTGATGCGCAGGTTGATGTCCTTGGAGACGAACACCACCGGGTGGTCGGGCTCGGTGCGGCGCAGGTCCAGGATCGCGCCGAGGATGCGGTTGTCGGGCCCGGTCACCGCGAACGAGCCGGCATCCTCTTTCGGCGCGGTGGTCTGGAAGCGCAGGCAGCCGGAACTCCCGGTGCCGCGCAGCTGCAGCCCGCCCGGGCGCTCGAGCCTGAGCCCCGAGGCGATGCGGTCGGCGCCCTGCGCCTCGATCAGCTCGTTGATGAAGCGGCTGGCCTGACGTGCGTTGCGGCTCGCTTCCGTCGTGCCCTTCTTGCCGTTGTCGAGCTCCTCGATGACCTGCATCGGAAGGTAGACGTCATGCTCCTCGAACTTGAACAGCGCGGTCGGGTCGTGCATCAGCACATTGGTGTCGAGCACGTAGATCAGCTTGGCGTCTGTGATCATCAGGACTCCAGTCCCGTCAGGTGAGGGTGGCAAGTGGATGCGCGCGGCGGCAGGCCGGCGGGGAGTGCGCGGGAGGGCGGGGAAGCCACGCGGCGCAGGGGCGGCTCACCGGGAGCGCGCGTCCTTCAGTGCGTCGAGCACGGCCTGGGCATGCCCGGGCACGCGCACCTTGCGCCAGGCGCGATGGATGCGGCCGCCGGGATCGACCAGGAAGGTGCTGCGCTCGATGCCGATCACCTTGCGGCCGTACATGTTCTTCTCGCGGATCACGTCGAACGCGCGGCACAGGGCCTCTTCCGCGTCGCTCACCAGCGCGAAGCGGAACCCCTGTTTCGTGCAGAAGTTGTCGTGCGACTTCACCGTGTCGCGCGAGACGCCGAGCACGTCGGCGGCGAGTGCTTCGAATTCGGGGAGCAGGGCGTTGAAGTCCAGGCCCTCGGTGGTGCAGCCGGGCGTGGCGTCCTTGGGATAGAAGTACAGCGCCAGCCAGCGTCCGGCATACGCGCCAAGCGTGGTCGTGGTGCCGCCCGAAAGCTGCAACGGCAGGTCGCGGGTCGCGCGGTCGATCGTGTCGGCTTCGTTCATCGGTCTGCTGTCGGCGGCCGCGTCAGAACTTCATCGGATCCATGATGGCGTCGAGATTCAGGTGGTCGCAGAACTCGAGGAAGTCGTCGCGCAGCGCGGCGATGTGCATGTCGGCCGGCACGCCGATGGTGATCTGCGCCGAGAACATGTCGGCGCCGGTCTGCATGGCGCGGTAGCGCGAGCAGTGCAGGCTCTCGATGGTGATGTTCTGGTGGTCGAAGAAATCCGCCAGCTGGAACAGGATCCCCGGCTTGTCCGACGCCACCACTTCGACGATGTACGGCAGCAGGTTGGACTGGATGGGCTTCGGGCCGGTGCGGTACCAGACGAGCTTCAGGTCTTCCTCGCGCTCCAGGCGCGACAGCATGGCTTCGAGCTTGGCGACCGCGTCCCACGACCCGGTGGCGAGCGCGGTGACCGAGACATCGCGGCCCACGGTGGACAGGCGCGTGTCGACCAGGTTGCAGCCGCTGTCGGCGATGCGTCGCGACACCGCCAGCAGCGGCGAGCGCGGATGCGTCGTATAGGCGTTGATCAGCAGGTGGTTTTCGGTCGGCGCGGGCCGCGCGGTGGTATCGGTGTCGGTCAAGGCGGGTTCCACGGGAGCGGCGATGGCGAAGGAGACCCGGGGAGCCGCTTCCCGCCGGTGGCCTGAACGCAGGCTCCGCGGGCGCCCGGAGGCTGCGGCCAGCATACTTGCCCGCGCTTCGAGCCCGCAAGTAAGATCGACCCGCCGCGCGCATACTTGCGCCGCA
This Luteimonas sp. MC1572 DNA region includes the following protein-coding sequences:
- a CDS encoding peroxiredoxin, with translation MNEADTIDRATRDLPLQLSGGTTTTLGAYAGRWLALYFYPKDATPGCTTEGLDFNALLPEFEALAADVLGVSRDTVKSHDNFCTKQGFRFALVSDAEEALCRAFDVIREKNMYGRKVIGIERSTFLVDPGGRIHRAWRKVRVPGHAQAVLDALKDARSR
- a CDS encoding PhoH family protein, with protein sequence MTDAKLIYVLDTNVLMHDPTALFKFEEHDVYLPMQVIEELDNGKKGTTEASRNARQASRFINELIEAQGADRIASGLRLERPGGLQLRGTGSSGCLRFQTTAPKEDAGSFAVTGPDNRILGAILDLRRTEPDHPVVFVSKDINLRIKAAIAGLASEDYENDRALDDFSLLYTGATALPEDFWQRHGKELKSWTDKGRTYYELRRTDDDDWHPNQYLYLPGDEDAELRVAKVEGDRVTLQIVDDYRSHQHAVWGIVARNREQNFALNALMDPEIDFVTLLGTAGTGKTLLALAAGLAQTMDAQRYREIIMTRATISVGEDIGFLPGTEEEKMTPWMGALTDNLEVLMPHNKDGGSWGRAATNDLLASRIKIRSMNFMRGRTLLDRWLILDEAQNLTPKQMKTLITRAGPGTKIVCLGNVEQIDTPYLTETTSGLTYAVDRFKHWAHSAHVTLRRGERSRLADYASEVL
- a CDS encoding glycine cleavage system protein R: MTDTDTTARPAPTENHLLINAYTTHPRSPLLAVSRRIADSGCNLVDTRLSTVGRDVSVTALATGSWDAVAKLEAMLSRLEREEDLKLVWYRTGPKPIQSNLLPYIVEVVASDKPGILFQLADFFDHQNITIESLHCSRYRAMQTGADMFSAQITIGVPADMHIAALRDDFLEFCDHLNLDAIMDPMKF
- a CDS encoding SulP family inorganic anion transporter; translated protein: MIAAVEAWRAGLFKRERWLADITAGIVVGIVALPLAMAFAIASGVKPEQGLYTAIIAGAAVALFGGTRIQVAGPTGAFVVILAGVVAEFGVQGLLVATLMAGVMLVLMGLARLGGVIRFIPDPVIVGFTAGIAVIIWVGQWQYFFGLPAPAAGAFYRQAWGLLQALPGLHLPTTLLALGSLALAVLGPRLPYLAKVPGPLLAMLAATVFNVAFAPQGVATIESAFGAIPRQLPSFAWPDMDFDTVTLLLPAAFTIAMLGAIESLLSAVIADGMGGTRHDSNQELVGQGIANILSPLFGGIAATGALARTATNHRNGATGPLAGVVHSITLLLVLVVLAPYAGKVPLCALAAILFVVAWNMSEAGRFLRMARKAPRADVVILLVTFALTLLTDLVVAVNIGVILAMFQFMRRMSASVEVVQHGQASLQQELALAGMEALPEDVLVYAIEGPFFFGSVDSLQRALSWSRTAPSHVALRLDRVPFMDATGLKRLESTITGLRARGIQVLLSGANLGVLRKLLRADIIRRDDPASYFKDLASALRYTQATRKGAEAPQDD